The genomic interval CCCGAGGCGTGGCGCAGCGCCGCGGCTCAGAAGGTGGTCGACGTCATCGACCTCCCGGACGAGCCCGCCCCGCGCCTGCAGCGTCCCGTGCTCATGGTGCACGGCTTCCTCGGCGACGCCAGCGACTACGCCGGCATGATCACCTGGCTCGGTCGAGACGGGGCCAACCAGTTCGGCGGCGTCATCGCGGGCGGTCAGCCCTTCGAGGCTGACCCGAAGGCGAACTTCTTCGTGCTCGAGTTCTCGAAGCGCTGGAACCCCATCGAGCGCAACGTGAGCGAGCTGAAGGCCGCGGTCGACGCCATCTGCCGCCAGACCGGCGCGAAGGGGGTCGACATCGTTGCCCACAGCAAGGGCGGCCTCGACGTGCGCACCTATCTGGGCGACCCGGACGAGAAGGTCGACCACCTGCTGCTGCTGGGCTCCCCCGCCCATGGGGCCATCCTGGCCGACCTCGGCGCCTTCGCCCGCGACGCGCTGCACGTCAACGCCTTCCCGCCCTCTGACGATCCCGACGCCACCACGTGCCTGCGAGAGCTCTCCGCCGATCGCCTCGACCGCGACGGCGCCCCCACAAACCCCGTTCTGCACGACCTCAACGCCCGATGGGACGAGCAGAAGAGCCGCGCTGACATCATGAACATCGCCGGCGTCGGCATCCCCACGGTGGGCGGCCGCCTGGGCACCACCCCCATGGGCGACGGCCTCGTCACCGAGCGCTCGGCCTGGCTTCCCGGAGTGCCCTTCAAGCGTCTGTTCATGCGGGCCCACCAGGTTCTCCCGTTCAGTAAATCGGTGATGCGCGAGATGGCCGCGTTCTTCACCGACTCCCCGTCGCCGGGAGACCGCACGCTGCGCGACAAAGCCTGAAAAACGGAAACATCCTGGCAAACACCTGACCCCAGCACAACCGTTAAACTAACGTCACGAGGAAGAATGCTGGGAGGGTTTCACACCATGATCACTTCACTGTCCACCGTCACACCACAGGCTGTCGCTTCGCGCGCCTTCGCCGCGCCCACGAAGGTCGCACAGCCCACCTCACTCGCAGACCGCGTAGAGCTGAGCAAGAACACACCCCGCGAGCTCGACCCCGCCGACGCCGGCGCAGGCGCCATCTTCGGCGGAGTCATCGCATCGCAGATTGCGATTCCCATCGGGTCTGCGGCCGCAGGCCCCATGGGCTCGGTGGTCTTCGGCATCGGGGCAGCCGTCGCCGGTGCCTCGATGGGGTACGGCGCAGGGTTCAAGTCCACCGCCATCGCCGGCCTGGGCGCCCTGGTGGGCAGCATTGCGGGCGGAGCCGTGGCGGGCATTCCCGGCCGTGCCGTCGGCGCGCTCGCCGGCGGCTTCCTGGCCCACAAGCTGCAGGGCTGACGCAGTCAACGCATCATACTGGCTCAGGTGACGTTTCTCGACGCGCCTCGGCCCCCGTCTCGGCACCTGCTGCCACGACGAGGCCGGGGCGCCGCCATTCCGTGAGAAGGGGTGGAGGCCCTTCTCCGCTCGGAGCGCCTCGCCTCTGGCGCGCCATCACACGGTCTATTGCTTCGATTCCGACGATCGATTCGTCATCGCGGTGACGAGTGCACACCCGCCACCCAGGGCCGCGCCGAGGAGCGGCTGACCGGTGATAGCGCAGAGGACCCCTGCGGTGGCGCCGGCAACAGCGCCGACCGTTCCGCCGACGAACGGGAGCGCCACGCTTCCGATGCCCCCGACGACAGGGTTCACCTGGCCTTCGCCCGTCTTGCGGGCAAGATTGAGCGACAGCGCCTCTCCCAGTGAGAATCCCGCCCGTCCTCCGAAACCCAGACCGGTGAGTCCACCAACCACAGCGCCGAGCACCCCGCCGGTGAACGTGCCCAGCGCCCCCCAGGCGGCACCCACAGCAGCCTGAATCATCACATCACGCACGGGGGGGCGACCAGATGATCGGCTGGCCGATAGAAGGTGGAGATGGGGCAAAGCCGCACCGCTCCCCCGAAGCGAGAGCGCGTCAGACGCGTCTCGAACAGATGCATCGATGGGTGTCAAGGAAAGGGATTCAGGTCTGTGCGAGCGTCGTGTCACAGACTGCTCTCGCACGATTCTTGACGGAGAGGGAGCAGACAGGTTCATGGCGGGCCTCCAGAGAGAGTGATGCCGCCTCTTCGCTCAACCTCTTGCCGTCTGAATGTACGCGCCTGCCCTGAAATTTTCCTGAAACCGCCCGCTTCACGAAGGTCCCTCCCCACGTTCCACCCTCAGGCCCTCTTCTGGAGCGGAGCGTGTCAGCAGACCCGCCACGTTGCAGAGAGGAAGGGGATCCCCCTGGTAGACCGAACACCATGCCCCGCGGCCGAGCCCCCCGTCGGCCAGACTAATCGAGACAAAGGTTGACACCCCGTGCCCCTCGTCCGCCATCATGCCCTGCCCGTGTTCGACGAGCTCGAGGCGCAGGGAAAGAACATCCTGCCCCTCGATCGGGCGACCCAGCAAGACATCCGCGAGCTCCACATCGGACTGCT from Pseudomonadota bacterium carries:
- a CDS encoding alpha/beta fold hydrolase, giving the protein PEAWRSAAAQKVVDVIDLPDEPAPRLQRPVLMVHGFLGDASDYAGMITWLGRDGANQFGGVIAGGQPFEADPKANFFVLEFSKRWNPIERNVSELKAAVDAICRQTGAKGVDIVAHSKGGLDVRTYLGDPDEKVDHLLLLGSPAHGAILADLGAFARDALHVNAFPPSDDPDATTCLRELSADRLDRDGAPTNPVLHDLNARWDEQKSRADIMNIAGVGIPTVGGRLGTTPMGDGLVTERSAWLPGVPFKRLFMRAHQVLPFSKSVMREMAAFFTDSPSPGDRTLRDKA